In Hydractinia symbiolongicarpus strain clone_291-10 chromosome 4, HSymV2.1, whole genome shotgun sequence, the following proteins share a genomic window:
- the LOC130641030 gene encoding uncharacterized protein LOC130641030 produces MEELVDERPNILDTKEWTSQENVRSWIDNLTESELVSRASEASSPTKSSFESDVFLQLPYGFENDDLILGAEARYFGFNNHSIISPRLSPLISHEDNVSIEYQEPYTSIEHNEYIQQDAENDIVHKLEKHFASLNESRESVDENKDDFQEQKSKRPKLAHVSSESSWASSFDHPSSLAAALLPDPEEILYSLGFCDTSSTLQFIPSRFFQTPSDAYGINVDEIHHSLLLEHQESLSSYESSRHIIHRFSESSIELNSYTSSESTHLNAKNKRVLFQSSRKDMPSIHLSQEDSDRPVSPLSGTTSGSSNWMRLETLEELPEPSSRNSSFESDRLTNLTIAAFLAASKKANLNSDDEGSSSSRRNSSNSRVDTLTDENTNDGSDDNIATKSMEENQDALNENYLHMPVTYKRSISDKSISSSVVTVVDADPSTLFKPITNDQNCELELCKQGVDTCDAESDTKGTPSLRRLSFKMNRSKKVDSNENIDDSAQNTNVSTSSDNITTNSNGDRRDFDEIAPISNAENVSTTQGTRRKSSKSLNDSLREFFRKLKKDVSEEQPDGTKEAIQESPCIQIVLTPPEPALDESVLLGMDKQSNENAPKTESKSVKKGYFSAAINSISHAISKYHDSKQTNCDHDAKQTKCDHDLKQAKYDHDSKQANNDKKVIQEGAQSESINQAKPKIPLFRIFNHQTLPVHSNSAFSAFASGVVDGRLDIELSEENNNDTTGENEDDIIPTHASGQFEEQFLMSDYSFEKTRESPLGYIADSPSSDDCACPVASTTTKKRKLTTKRLSKGHSFESSGFEEDHHTVKCPVDNCYIRHVKGTKHGFLTSTTRSESGMGKSLRNDTSSPSDRNMLMTHAHYDFLIQQFTSLRTEMREGFSRMEGKTNLLETNFAGEIKKTKEIVVNTHMEWLLKEVDSLRRKLQEKDDEIERLHKVIDSYQSSN; encoded by the exons ATGGAGGAACTGGTTGATGAAAGACCAAACATATTAG ACACAAAGGAATGGACAAGTCAAGAAAATGTTCGCTCATGGATTGACAACTTGACAGAAAGTGAACTTGTGTCGCGTGCTAGCGAAGCCAGTTCACCCACGAAAAGCAGCTTTGAAAGTGATGTGTTTCTCCAATTGCCTTACGGTTTTG aaaatgaTGACTTGATACTTGGAGCTGAGGCTAGATATTTTGGATTTAATAACCACAGCATTATTTCACCACGACTTTCACCGCTCATATCGCATGAAGATAATGTTTCTATAGAATATCAaga GCCATACACGTCTATTGAGCACAACGAATATATTCAACAAGATGCCGAAAATGATATTGTCCATAAATTGGAGAAACACTTCGCAAGTTTGAATGAAAGCAGAGAATCCGTGGATGAAAACAAGGATGATTTTCAAGAACAGAAAAGCAAGAGACCGAAACTGGCTCATGTGAGTTCAGAGAGCTCATGGGCGAGCAG ttttgatcACCCATCATCGCTGGCTGCTGCTTTACTGCCAGACCCTGAAGAGATTCTGTATAGTCTTGGTTTTTGTGACACCAGTTCAACCCTGCAATTTATTCCGTCACGTTTTTTTCAAACACCTTCGGATGCCTATGGTATCAACGTTGACGAAATTCATCATTCTTTATTGCTGGAACATCAGGAG tcTCTGAGTTCGTACGAGTCGTCACGTCATATTATACACCGATTTAGCGAGAGCAGCATCGAACTGAACAGCTACACATCCAGTGAAAGTACACACCTTAATGCGAAAAATAAACGAGTTTTGTTTCAAAGTAGTAGAAAGGATATGCCTTCAATACATCTATCGCAGGAGGACAGCGATCGGCCAGTGTCACCTTTATCAGGCACCACATCTGGTAGTTCCAACTGGATGCGTCTGGAGACATTGGAAGAACTGCCCGAACCGAGCAGTCGAAACAGTAGCTTCGAATCCGATCGCTTAACGAATCTTACTATCGCAGCATTTCTCGCTGCGTCTAAAAAGGCAAATCTTAATTCAGATGACGAAGGTAGCTCCTCTTCACGACGAAACTCGTCTAATAGTCGTGTCGACACGCTGACTGATGAAAATACTAACGACGGCAGTGACGATAATATTGCTACGAAATCCATGGAAGAAAATCAAGATGCGCTCAACGAGAACTATTTACATATGCCGGTTACGTATAAACGGTCAATCAGTGACAAAAGTATAAGTAGCAGTGTGGTGACGGTTGTTGATGCTGACCCTTCCACTTTGTTTAAACCAATCACAAATGATCAAAACTGTGAATTAGAATTGTGTAAACAAGGCGTCGATACCTGCGATGCTGAAAGTGATACCAAAGGTACGCCATCTTTAAGAAGACTTTCTTTCAAAATGAACAGAAGTAAGAAAGTGGACTCCAATGAAAACATTGACGACTCTGCTCAAAATACTAACGTATCAACAAGCAGTGATAATATAACGACAAATAGTAACGGCGATAGAAGAGATTTTGACGAAATAGCGCCGATATCGAATGCCGAAAACGTATCAACAACGCAAGGCACGAGGCGTAAGAGTTCGAAATCGTTAAACGACTCTTTACGAGAATTCTttcgaaagttaaaaaaagacgTTTCCGAAGAGCAACCAGACGGTACTAAGGAGGCAATACAGGAATCTCCTTGTATTCAAATTGTTCTCACTCCTCCGGAGCCAGCATTGGATGAAAGCGTTTTGCTAGGAATGGATAAACAATCCAATGAAAATGCGCCTAAGACAGAGAGTAAGTCAGTAAAGAAAGGATACTTTAGCGCCGCAATCAATTCCATATCACATGCCATTAGTAAATATCACGATTCCAAACAAACAAACTGTGACCACGACGCGAAGCAGACAAAGTGTGACCACGATTTAAAGCAGGCAAAGTATGACCACGACTCGAAACAAGCAAATAACGACAAGAAGGTAATTCAAGAAGGAGCGCAAAGTGAGAGCATAAATCAAGCAAAACCTAAAATCCcattatttcgtatttttaatcATCAAACGTTGCCTGTGCATTCGAACTCTGCTTTTTCTGCTTTCGCCTCTGGCGTAGTGGACGGTAGATTAGATATCGAGTTGTCAGAAGAAAACAATAACGACACCACCGGTGAGAATGAAGATGATATAATCCCGACCCACGCCAGCGGTCAATTTGAAGAACAGTTTTTGATGTCTGATTATAGTTTTGAAAAAACACGGGAATCCCCCTTAGGTTATATAGCCGATTCTCCATCTTCTGATGACTGCGCATGCCCAGTGGCATCGACCACTACAAAGAAAAGGAAACTCACTACAAAAAGGTTATCTAAAGGTCATAGTTTTGAAAGCAGTGGCTTCGAAGAAGACCATCACACTGTCAAATGTCCGGTTGATAATTGCTATATAAGACATGTAAAAGGGACAAAACATGGCTTCCTTACTAGTACGACACGATCTGAAAGTGGTATGGGAAAATCACTAAGAAACGACACATCAAGCCCTAGTGATAGAAATATGCTGATGACGCATGCGCACTATGATTTTCTTATTCAACAATTTACGTCGCTGCGAACAGAAATGAGAGAGGGGTTCAGTAGAATGGAAGGAAAAACCAATCTTTTAGAAACGAATTTTGCAGGAGAAATAAAAAAG ACTAAAGAAATTGTTGTGAACACGCATATGGAGTGGCTGTTAAAAGAAGTGGATTCTTTAAGACGAAAATTGCAG GAAAAAGACGACGAAATTGAGAGATTGCACAAGGTGATTGATAGCTATCAATCTTCCAACTGA
- the LOC130642194 gene encoding serine/arginine-rich splicing factor 6-like, which translates to MSSRDNPNRNRVFIGRLNPEARSRDLEKFFRDNGFSRLKDVNIKLGYAFVEFEDKRDADDAVYELDRKEFFGSRLTVEHATGTPREDIGGGGGRRDRSRYDGGGGGYRGDRGYRDGDRGRNRPYNTEWRIIVQNLSSRVGWQDLKDFFRSAGEVTFTKANKEKLGEGVVEFKTYKDMQRAMRKFDGTEFFDRKIKLIDDCPGPPRDSHSRSRSRSNSRDRSKRSRSRSRSRSRQRTRRRSTRSPRRSRSRSKSRSRSRSRTPDKSKSRSRSRSKSRDSRRSRSKSPDKEEVNGDNASYSKRLTLLPSPITSGIVLPQGFFASKFFGKPEGEFLERPRITFFKESKGRRFRQFRKSNFLSFVGSIIGLFVLLVVTTESVYRQGKIRVGWQDLKDFFRSAGEVTFTKANKEKLGEGVVEFKTYKDMQRAMRKFDGTEFFDRKIKLIDDCPGPPRDSHSRSRSRSNSRDRSKRSRSRSRSRSRQGTRRRSTRFPRRSRSRSKSRSRSRSRTPDKSKSRSRSRSKSRDSRRSRSKSPDKEEVNGD; encoded by the exons ATGAGTTCGAGGGACAATCCTAACAGAAATCGTGTATTTATTGGACGGCTAAATCCAGAGGCTCGTTCTAGAGACCTGGAAAAGTTTTTCAGAGATAACGGCTTTTCGAGATTAAAGGATGTAAATATAAAGTTGGGATATGCGTTTGTG GAATTTGAAGACAAACGCGATGCAGACGATGCTGTTTATGAATTAGATCGTAAAGAGTTTTTTGGATCAAG GCTAACTGTAGAGCATGCGACAGGCACTCCTCGGGAAGATATCGGTGGTGGTGGCGGTAGAAGAGATCGTAGTCGGTATGATGGTGGAGGAGGTGGCTATCGTGGTGATAGAGGTTATCGAGATGGTGACCG AGGAAGAAATAGACCTTATAATACAGAATGGAGAATTATTGTGCAAAACTTATCTTCACGAGTTGGTTGGCAG gACCTAAAAGATTTTTTCCGTTCTGCTGGAGAAGTTACATTTACAAAAGCCAATAAAGAAAAACTTGGAGAAGG tGTTGTTGAATTTAAAACCTACAAGGATATGCAACGTGCAATGAGAAAATTCGACGGCACTGAATTTTTTGAccgaaaaattaaattaattgat GATTGTCCTGGTCCCCCAAGAGATTCGCATTCCAGAAGTCGTAGTCGAAGTAATAGTCGTGATAGAAGTAAGCGTTCTCGCAGTAGAAGCAGATCCAGAAGCCGTCAGAGAACACGAAGAAGATCAACACGTTCCCCGCGCCGATCAAGAAGTCGAAGTAAGTCAAGATCACGAAGTAGATCAAGAACACCAGACAAGTCGAAATCCAGATCAAGGTCACGATCAAAGTCGAGAGATTCTCGTCGTTCTCGTTCAAAATCACCTGATAAAGAAGAGGTGAATGGAGAT AATGCTTCTTATTCGAAGCGACTTACCCTCCTCCCCTCCCCCATTACAAGTGGAATTGTTTTACCTCAAGGCTTTTTTGCCAGCAAATTTTTCGGTAAACCTGAAGGCGAGTTTCTAGA ACGGC CcagaataactttttttaaagagaGTAAGGGTAGAAGATTTCGCCAGTTTAGAAAATcgaatt tcctttcttttGTTGGCAGTATAATAGGGTTATTTGTTCTTCTGGTAGTGACTACTGAGAGTGTATACAGGCAGGGGAAAATCCGAGTTGGTTGGCAG GACCTAAAAGATTTTTTCCGTTCTGCTGGAGAAGTTACATTTACAAAAGCCAATAAAGAAAAACTTGGAGAAGG tGTTGTTGAATTTAAAACCTACAAGGATATGCAACGTGCAATGAGAAAATTCGACGGCACTGAATTTTTTGAccgaaaaattaaattaatcgAT GATTGTCCTGGTCCCCCAAGAGATTCGCATTCCAGAAGTCGTAGTCGAAGTAATAGTCGTGATAGAAGTAAGCGTTCTCGCAGTAGAAGCAGATCCAGAAGCCGTCAGGGAACACGAAGAAGATCAACACGTTTCCCGCGCCGATCAAGAAGTCGAAGTAAGTCAAGATCACGAAGTAGATCAAGAACACCAGACAAGTCGAAATCCAGATCAAGGTCACGATCAAAGTCGAGAGATTCTCGTCGTTCTCGTTCAAAATCACCTGATAAAGAAGAGGTGAATGGAGATTAA